In a single window of the Ancylobacter polymorphus genome:
- a CDS encoding class I SAM-dependent methyltransferase, with the protein MLCPVCEAASAPFRVVEGFAYFKCSGCGILHLPPDILRDIDAGKPLRTYEVEYWDAEMHAAGQRAAGPGMARLCEAIFLASTPVRAVLDIGTGPGVLLDHMARLMPHAAPALHGVELFPPPERWRTTSPNYHIGTLDSLAPMTFEAGLCMEVIEHLTPRMVATLLRALASVASEGSCFLFNTGLTPFVENEDPAYLDPLGRGHITIWTVEAMARLAAPVGLTASPLPGRSWAFLVEKAPRSMAFEHRIYHPLPENLSFLSGGEAVASVPSLLAQSGLGWFFFADMAASRTAWAQSLDRELAAARKSLLPLWAGGGRRPSE; encoded by the coding sequence ATGCTGTGTCCCGTCTGCGAGGCCGCTTCCGCTCCCTTCCGGGTGGTCGAGGGATTCGCCTATTTCAAGTGCTCGGGCTGCGGCATCCTGCATTTGCCGCCCGACATTCTGCGCGACATCGACGCCGGCAAACCGCTCCGCACCTATGAGGTGGAGTATTGGGACGCGGAAATGCACGCCGCCGGGCAAAGGGCGGCCGGGCCCGGCATGGCCCGGCTGTGCGAGGCGATCTTTCTCGCCTCCACCCCGGTGCGCGCCGTGCTGGACATCGGCACCGGCCCCGGCGTGCTGCTCGATCACATGGCGCGGCTGATGCCCCATGCCGCCCCCGCCCTTCACGGCGTGGAGCTTTTCCCGCCGCCGGAGCGCTGGCGGACGACCTCGCCCAACTACCATATCGGCACGCTCGATTCCCTTGCCCCGATGACGTTCGAGGCCGGCCTGTGCATGGAAGTGATCGAGCACCTGACGCCGCGCATGGTCGCGACTCTGCTGCGGGCGCTCGCCTCGGTGGCGAGCGAGGGCAGTTGCTTCCTGTTCAACACCGGCCTCACGCCCTTCGTGGAAAACGAGGACCCGGCCTATCTGGACCCGCTGGGGCGCGGCCACATCACCATCTGGACCGTCGAGGCGATGGCGCGGCTTGCCGCGCCGGTCGGGCTCACGGCCTCGCCCCTGCCCGGCCGCAGCTGGGCGTTCCTTGTCGAGAAGGCGCCGCGTTCCATGGCGTTTGAGCACCGCATCTATCATCCGCTGCCGGAGAACCTCAGCTTTCTCTCCGGCGGCGAAGCCGTCGCCTCTGTCCCGAGCCTGCTGGCCCAGTCGGGCCTTGGCTGGTTTTTCTTCGCGGATATGGCGGCGAGCCGCACCGCCTGGGCCCAGTCGCTCGACCGCGAGCTCGCCGCCGCGCGAAAGTCGCTTCTGCCCCTGTGGGCGGGTGGCGGCCGTCGCCCCTCGGAATAA
- the mutM gene encoding bifunctional DNA-formamidopyrimidine glycosylase/DNA-(apurinic or apyrimidinic site) lyase, translating to MPELPEVETVRRGLAPVMEGRRILAAVARRPDLRWPLPERFAERLTGRTLRRLERRAKYLMADMGPDADGRDEVLVMHLGMSGSFRIEPDAGPPEMPGDFHLPRSRLAAHDHVVLRMEGDGTTGAAEVVYNDPRRFGFMLLLPRAELATHPLFNAIGPEPLGEDFTPEALARALAGRRTPLKAALLDQKVVAGLGNIYVCEALHRAGLSPERGAFTLAGLTGGPIELTVRLVETIREVLQEAIAAGGSTLRDHAKVDGTLGYFQHTFRVYDREGEPCQTLGCRGTIARLVQSGRSTFYCAACQR from the coding sequence ATGCCCGAACTGCCGGAAGTCGAAACCGTAAGGCGCGGCCTCGCGCCGGTCATGGAGGGCCGGCGCATCCTCGCCGCCGTCGCCCGCCGGCCGGATCTGCGCTGGCCGCTGCCCGAGCGCTTCGCCGAGCGGCTGACCGGGCGCACGCTGCGCCGGCTGGAGCGGCGGGCGAAATACCTCATGGCCGATATGGGCCCCGACGCCGACGGCAGGGACGAGGTGCTGGTGATGCATCTCGGCATGTCCGGCTCCTTCCGCATCGAGCCCGACGCCGGCCCGCCGGAAATGCCCGGCGATTTCCACCTGCCGCGCTCGCGCCTCGCCGCGCACGATCATGTCGTGCTGCGGATGGAAGGCGACGGGACGACGGGCGCGGCGGAGGTGGTCTATAACGACCCGCGCCGCTTCGGCTTCATGCTGCTGCTGCCGCGCGCGGAGCTGGCGACGCACCCGCTGTTCAATGCCATCGGCCCGGAGCCGCTGGGGGAGGACTTCACCCCGGAGGCTCTGGCCCGCGCGCTCGCCGGGCGGCGCACCCCGCTGAAGGCGGCGCTGCTCGACCAGAAGGTCGTCGCCGGGCTCGGCAATATCTATGTGTGCGAGGCCCTGCACCGCGCCGGCCTGTCGCCGGAACGCGGCGCCTTCACGCTCGCCGGTCTCACTGGCGGTCCCATCGAACTCACCGTCCGCCTGGTCGAGACCATCCGCGAGGTGCTGCAGGAGGCCATCGCGGCGGGCGGCTCGACCCTGCGCGACCATGCTAAGGTCGACGGCACGCTGGGTTATTTCCAGCACACCTTCCGCGTCTATGATCGCGAAGGCGAGCCCTGCCAGACACTTGGCTGCCGCGGCACCATCGCCCGGCTTGTGCAAAGCGGGCGCTCCACCTTCTACTGTGCCGCCTGCCAGCGATAG